The following coding sequences lie in one Capsicum annuum cultivar UCD-10X-F1 chromosome 5, UCD10Xv1.1, whole genome shotgun sequence genomic window:
- the LOC107853861 gene encoding multiprotein-bridging factor 1c, with protein MPMRPTGGLKQEWEPIVLQKTKTKAQDLKNPKAVNQALRTGAPVQTVKKFDAGLNKKTAAVNARKLDEAAEPAALEKVPVDVRQAIQKARIEKKMSQADLAKQINERTQVVAEYENGKAVPNQLVLGKMEKVLGVKLRGKNHK; from the coding sequence ATGCCGATGCGACCAACAGGAGGGCTGAAACAAGAGTGGGAACCAATCGTTctccaaaaaacaaaaacaaaggcACAAGACCTGAAAAATCCAAAAGCGGTAAACCAAGCATTACGTACCGGAGCACCGGTTCAAACCGTAAAGAAATTCGACGCCGGTTTGAACAAGAAGACGGCGGCTGTTAATGCTAGGAAGCTGGATGAGGCGGCGGAACCAGCAGCGCTTGAGAAAGTGCCTGTGGATGTGAGACAAGCGATACAGAAAGCGAGGATTGAGAAGAAGATGAGTCAAGCTGATTTAGCCAAGCAGATTAATGAACGAACGCAGGTTGTTGCAGAGTATGAGAATGGTAAGGCGGTGCCTAATCAACTTGTGTTGGGGAAAATGGAGAAAGTGCTTGGTGTTAAACTCAGAGGCAAAAATCACAAGTGA